A single region of the Pseudomonas solani genome encodes:
- the glmU gene encoding bifunctional UDP-N-acetylglucosamine diphosphorylase/glucosamine-1-phosphate N-acetyltransferase GlmU, translated as MSLDIVILAAGQGTRMRSALPKVLHPIAGKAMLGHVIDSARKLQPQGIHVVIGHGADTVKERLAADDLGFVIQAEQLGTGHAVAQALPQLSAERVLILYGDVPLIEVETLERLLQKVGPEQLALLTVELDDPTGYGRIVRDQQGVVKAIVEHKDASPEQRLIREGNTGILAVPGKCLADWLGRLSNNNAQGEYYLTDVIAMAVADGLVVATEQPQDAMEVQGANDRIQLSELERHYQKRAARRLMAQGVTLLDPARFDLRGEASVGRDVLVDVNVILEGRVVIEDNVQIGPNCVIKDSTLRRGAIVKANSHLDGAEVGEGADCGPFARLRPGAVLGAKAHVGNFVEIKNAVLGEGAKAGHLSYLGDAEIGARTNIGAGTITCNYDGANKFRTVMGEDVFIGSNSALVAPVTLGDGATTGAGSTITQDVPAHALAVGRAKQRNIEGWKRPVKLKK; from the coding sequence ATGTCACTCGATATCGTCATCCTCGCCGCTGGCCAGGGCACCCGCATGCGTTCGGCCCTGCCCAAGGTCCTCCACCCCATCGCTGGCAAGGCCATGCTCGGCCACGTCATCGACAGCGCGCGCAAGCTGCAGCCCCAGGGCATCCACGTGGTGATTGGCCATGGCGCCGACACGGTGAAGGAACGACTGGCAGCGGATGACCTCGGTTTCGTGATCCAGGCCGAGCAGCTGGGGACCGGCCACGCCGTCGCCCAGGCCCTGCCGCAGCTCAGCGCCGAACGCGTGCTGATCCTCTACGGCGACGTGCCGCTGATCGAAGTGGAGACCCTGGAGCGCCTGCTGCAGAAGGTCGGCCCCGAGCAACTGGCGCTGCTCACCGTCGAGCTGGACGACCCCACCGGCTACGGCCGCATCGTGCGTGACCAGCAAGGCGTGGTGAAGGCCATCGTCGAGCACAAGGACGCCAGCCCCGAGCAGCGTCTCATCCGTGAAGGCAACACCGGCATCCTCGCCGTGCCGGGCAAGTGCCTGGCCGACTGGCTGGGCCGCCTCTCCAACAACAACGCCCAGGGCGAGTACTACCTCACCGACGTCATCGCCATGGCCGTGGCCGATGGCCTGGTGGTCGCCACCGAGCAGCCCCAGGACGCCATGGAAGTGCAGGGCGCCAACGACCGCATCCAGCTTTCCGAGCTCGAGCGCCACTACCAGAAGCGCGCCGCCCGCCGTCTCATGGCCCAGGGCGTCACCCTGCTGGACCCGGCGCGCTTCGACCTGCGCGGCGAGGCCTCCGTCGGCCGCGACGTGCTCGTCGACGTCAACGTGATCCTCGAAGGTCGTGTGGTCATCGAAGACAACGTGCAGATCGGCCCCAACTGCGTGATCAAGGACAGCACCCTGCGCCGTGGCGCCATCGTCAAGGCCAACAGCCACCTGGATGGCGCCGAAGTGGGTGAGGGCGCCGATTGCGGCCCGTTCGCCCGCTTGCGTCCGGGCGCTGTACTGGGCGCCAAGGCCCATGTGGGTAACTTCGTCGAGATCAAGAACGCCGTCCTCGGCGAGGGCGCCAAGGCCGGCCACCTCAGCTACCTGGGGGATGCCGAGATCGGTGCGCGCACCAACATCGGTGCCGGCACCATCACCTGCAACTACGACGGCGCCAACAAATTCCGCACCGTCATGGGCGAAGACGTCTTCATCGGCTCCAACAGCGCCCTGGTCGCCCCGGTGACCCTGGGCGACGGCGCCACCACCGGTGCCGGCTCTACCATCACCCAGGACGTACCGGCCCACGCCCTGGCGGTCGGCCGTGCCAAGCAGCGCAACATCGAAGGCTGGAAACGCCCGGTGAAGCTGAAGAAATAG
- the atpD gene encoding F0F1 ATP synthase subunit beta, whose translation MSSGRIVQIIGAVIDVEFPRDQVPNVYEALKVQGAETTLEVQQQLGDGVVRTIAMGSTEGLKRGLDVASTGKAISVPVGKATLGRIMDVLGNPIDEAGPIGEEEQWEIHRAAPSYAEQAGSNELLETGIKVIDLVCPFAKGGKVGLFGGAGVGKTVNMMELIRNIAIEHSGYSVFAGVGERTREGNDFYHEMKDSNVLDKVALVYGQMNEPPGNRLRVALTGLTMAEKFRDEGRDVLLFVDNIYRYTLAGTEVSALLGRMPSAVGYQPTLAEEMGVLQERITSTKTGSITSIQAVYVPADDLTDPSPATTFAHLDATVVLSRDIASLGIYPAVDPLDSTSRQLDPLVIGQDHYDTARGVQYVLQRYKELKDIIAILGMDELSEADKQLVSRARKIQRFLSQPFFVAEVFTGSPGKYVSLKDTIAGFKGILNGDYDHLPEQAFYMVGGIEEAIEKAKKL comes from the coding sequence ATGAGTAGCGGACGTATCGTTCAAATCATCGGCGCCGTCATCGACGTGGAATTCCCGCGTGACCAGGTGCCGAACGTCTACGAGGCGCTGAAAGTTCAAGGCGCTGAAACCACCCTCGAAGTTCAGCAGCAGCTGGGCGACGGCGTGGTACGTACCATTGCGATGGGTTCGACCGAAGGCCTGAAACGTGGCCTGGACGTCGCCAGCACTGGCAAGGCCATTTCCGTACCGGTGGGCAAAGCGACCCTCGGCCGGATCATGGACGTGCTGGGCAACCCGATCGACGAAGCCGGCCCCATTGGCGAAGAAGAGCAGTGGGAAATCCACCGCGCTGCTCCGTCCTATGCCGAGCAGGCTGGCTCCAACGAGCTGCTGGAAACCGGTATCAAGGTAATTGACCTGGTTTGCCCGTTCGCCAAGGGCGGCAAGGTCGGTCTGTTCGGTGGCGCCGGTGTCGGCAAGACCGTAAACATGATGGAACTGATCCGTAACATCGCCATCGAGCACAGCGGTTATTCCGTGTTCGCCGGTGTGGGTGAGCGTACCCGTGAGGGCAACGACTTCTACCACGAGATGAAGGACTCCAACGTTCTGGACAAAGTGGCCCTGGTATACGGCCAGATGAACGAGCCGCCGGGCAACCGTCTGCGCGTTGCACTGACCGGCCTGACCATGGCCGAGAAGTTCCGTGACGAAGGCCGTGACGTTCTGCTGTTCGTGGACAACATCTACCGCTACACCCTGGCCGGTACCGAAGTGTCCGCGCTGCTGGGTCGTATGCCGTCCGCGGTGGGTTACCAGCCGACCCTGGCTGAGGAAATGGGCGTTCTGCAAGAGCGCATCACCTCTACCAAGACCGGTTCGATCACCTCGATCCAGGCCGTATACGTTCCTGCGGACGACCTGACCGACCCGTCCCCGGCGACCACCTTCGCCCACCTGGACGCCACCGTCGTTCTGTCCCGTGACATCGCGTCCCTGGGTATCTACCCGGCCGTGGACCCGCTGGACTCCACCTCTCGCCAGCTCGACCCGCTGGTGATCGGTCAGGACCACTACGACACCGCGCGCGGCGTCCAGTACGTTCTGCAGCGTTACAAGGAACTGAAGGACATCATCGCGATCCTGGGTATGGACGAACTGTCCGAAGCGGACAAGCAGCTCGTATCCCGCGCTCGTAAGATCCAGCGCTTCCTGTCCCAGCCGTTCTTCGTGGCTGAAGTATTCACCGGTTCGCCCGGCAAGTACGTCTCCCTGAAGGACACCATCGCTGGCTTCAAAGGCATCCTCAACGGCGACTACGATCACCTGCCCGAGCAGGCGTTCTACATGGTCGGCGGCATCGAAGAAGCCATCGAGAAAGCGAAGAAACTGTAA
- the atpE gene encoding F0F1 ATP synthase subunit C, giving the protein METVVGLTAIAVALLIGLGALGTAIGFGLLGGKFLEGAARQPEMVPMLQVKMFIVAGLLDAVTMIGVGIALFFTFANPFIAQVAQ; this is encoded by the coding sequence ATGGAAACTGTAGTAGGTCTCACTGCGATCGCCGTAGCTCTGCTGATTGGCCTGGGTGCCCTGGGTACCGCTATCGGCTTCGGTCTGCTGGGTGGCAAGTTCCTGGAAGGCGCTGCTCGCCAGCCGGAAATGGTCCCGATGCTGCAGGTCAAAATGTTCATCGTCGCCGGCCTGCTGGACGCCGTGACCATGATCGGCGTTGGTATCGCTCTGTTCTTCACCTTCGCTAACCCGTTCATTGCTCAGGTAGCCCAATAA
- a CDS encoding F0F1 ATP synthase subunit epsilon, giving the protein MAITVHCDIVSAEAEIFSGLVEMVIAHGNLGDLGIAPGHAPLITDLKPGPIRLVKQGGEEEVYYISGGFLEVQPNMVKVLADTVLRAGDLDEAAAQESLRAAEKALNEKGAEFDYSSAAARLAEAAAQLRTVQQIRKKFGG; this is encoded by the coding sequence ATGGCTATTACTGTCCATTGCGATATCGTCAGCGCCGAAGCGGAGATCTTCTCCGGTCTGGTGGAGATGGTGATTGCGCACGGCAACCTCGGCGATCTGGGTATCGCGCCGGGTCACGCCCCGCTGATCACCGACCTCAAGCCGGGCCCGATCCGCTTGGTGAAGCAGGGTGGCGAGGAGGAGGTGTACTACATCTCCGGTGGTTTCCTCGAGGTGCAGCCGAACATGGTGAAGGTCCTGGCCGACACCGTTCTGCGCGCCGGCGACCTGGACGAAGCTGCTGCTCAGGAGTCCCTGCGGGCTGCTGAAAAGGCTCTGAACGAGAAGGGCGCGGAGTTCGATTACTCCTCCGCCGCTGCTCGCCTGGCCGAGGCTGCTGCCCAGCTGCGCACCGTCCAGCAGATCCGCAAGAAGTTCGGCGGCTAA
- the atpG gene encoding F0F1 ATP synthase subunit gamma: MAGAKEIRSKIASIKSTQKITSAMEKVAVSKMRRAQMRMAASRPYAERIRQVIGHLANANPEYRHPFMIEREIKRVGYVVVSSDRGLCGGLNTNLFKALVKDMSANREKGVEIDLCVIGSKGAAFFRNFGGNVVAAISQLGEEPSINDLIGSVKVMLDAYLEGRIDRLSVVSNKFINTMTQKPTVEQLVPLVADADQDLKHHWDYLYEPDAKELLDGLMVRYVESQVYQAVVENNAAEQAARMIAMKNATDNAGDLISELQLVYNKARQAAITQEISEIVGGAAAV, translated from the coding sequence ATGGCAGGCGCAAAAGAGATTCGCAGCAAGATTGCGAGCATCAAAAGCACGCAAAAGATCACCAGCGCCATGGAAAAGGTGGCCGTCAGCAAGATGCGCAGGGCTCAAATGCGCATGGCTGCCAGCCGTCCCTATGCGGAGCGTATCCGTCAGGTGATTGGTCATCTGGCCAACGCCAACCCGGAATACCGCCACCCGTTCATGATCGAGCGCGAAATCAAGCGTGTCGGTTATGTCGTGGTGAGCAGTGACCGTGGTCTGTGCGGTGGCTTGAACACCAACCTGTTCAAGGCCCTGGTCAAGGACATGTCGGCGAACCGCGAGAAGGGCGTGGAGATCGATCTCTGCGTGATCGGCAGCAAGGGTGCGGCATTCTTCCGCAACTTCGGCGGCAACGTCGTCGCAGCCATCAGCCAACTCGGCGAAGAGCCTTCGATCAACGACCTGATCGGCAGCGTCAAGGTGATGCTGGATGCCTACCTGGAAGGTCGTATCGACCGTCTCTCGGTAGTCTCCAACAAGTTCATCAACACCATGACCCAGAAGCCCACCGTGGAGCAGTTGGTTCCGCTGGTGGCAGATGCCGACCAGGATCTCAAGCACCACTGGGACTATCTCTACGAACCCGACGCCAAAGAGCTGCTGGACGGCCTGATGGTGCGCTACGTGGAGTCGCAGGTGTACCAGGCGGTCGTCGAGAACAACGCAGCCGAACAAGCGGCGCGGATGATCGCGATGAAGAACGCCACTGACAACGCCGGTGACCTGATCAGCGAACTTCAGCTGGTCTACAACAAGGCCCGTCAGGCTGCGATCACCCAAGAGATCTCGGAAATCGTCGGCGGCGCTGCCGCGGTTTAA
- the atpA gene encoding F0F1 ATP synthase subunit alpha → MQQLNPSEISEIIKGRIEKLDVSSQARNEGTIVSVSDGIVRIHGLADAMYGEMIEFPGGVYGMALNLEQDSVGAVVLGSYLTLAEGMSAKCTGRILEVPVGPELLGRVVDALGNPIDGKGPLNNVATDAVEKVAPGVIWRKSVDQPVQTGYKSVDAMIPVGRGQRELIIGDRQIGKTALAVDAIINQKNSGIRCVYVAIGQKQSTIANVVRKLEENGALANTIVVAASASESAALQFIAPYAGCTMGEYFRDRGEDALIVYDDLSKQAVAYRQISLLLRRPPGREAYPGDVFYLHSRLLERASRVSEEYVEKFTNGAVTGKTGSLTALPIIETQAGDVSAFVPTNVISITDGQIFLESAMFNSGIRPAVNAGISVSRVGGAAQTKIVKKLSGGIRTALAQYRELAAFAQFASDLDEATRKQLEHGQRVTELMKQKQYAPMSIADMSLSLYAAERGFLQDVEVAKVGAFEQALIAYFNRDHAALLAKINEKGDFNDEIDAGLKAGIEKFKATQTW, encoded by the coding sequence ATGCAGCAACTCAATCCGTCCGAAATTAGTGAAATCATCAAGGGGCGCATCGAGAAACTCGACGTGTCCTCCCAAGCCCGTAACGAAGGCACCATCGTCAGCGTATCCGACGGTATCGTGCGTATTCACGGTCTGGCCGACGCGATGTACGGCGAGATGATCGAGTTCCCCGGTGGCGTCTATGGTATGGCGCTGAACCTGGAACAAGACTCCGTGGGTGCCGTGGTACTGGGTAGCTACCTGACCCTCGCCGAAGGCATGAGCGCCAAGTGCACCGGCCGCATCCTGGAAGTACCGGTTGGTCCGGAACTGCTGGGTCGCGTGGTCGATGCCCTGGGCAACCCGATCGACGGCAAAGGCCCTCTGAACAACGTCGCTACCGACGCTGTCGAGAAGGTTGCGCCGGGCGTGATCTGGCGTAAGTCGGTCGACCAGCCGGTACAGACCGGCTACAAGTCCGTCGACGCCATGATCCCGGTAGGCCGTGGCCAGCGCGAGCTGATCATCGGTGACCGTCAGATCGGCAAGACCGCCCTCGCGGTCGACGCCATCATCAACCAGAAGAACAGCGGCATCCGCTGCGTCTACGTTGCCATCGGTCAGAAGCAATCGACCATCGCCAACGTCGTGCGCAAGCTGGAAGAGAACGGCGCCCTGGCCAACACCATCGTGGTGGCTGCCTCGGCTTCCGAATCTGCTGCGCTGCAGTTCATCGCACCGTACGCCGGCTGCACCATGGGCGAGTACTTCCGCGACCGCGGCGAAGACGCGCTGATCGTTTATGACGATCTGTCCAAGCAAGCCGTTGCCTACCGCCAGATCTCCCTGCTGCTGCGCCGCCCGCCGGGCCGCGAAGCCTACCCGGGCGACGTGTTCTATCTCCACAGCCGTCTGCTGGAGCGCGCTTCCCGCGTTTCCGAAGAGTACGTCGAGAAGTTCACCAATGGCGCCGTGACTGGCAAGACCGGTTCCCTGACCGCTCTGCCGATCATCGAAACCCAGGCCGGTGACGTTTCCGCGTTCGTTCCGACCAACGTGATCTCCATCACCGACGGTCAGATCTTCCTGGAATCCGCCATGTTCAACTCGGGTATCCGTCCGGCCGTCAACGCCGGTATCTCGGTATCCCGCGTAGGTGGTGCAGCCCAGACCAAGATCGTCAAGAAGCTGTCCGGTGGCATCCGTACCGCCCTGGCCCAGTACCGTGAACTGGCGGCTTTCGCCCAGTTCGCCTCTGACCTGGACGAAGCGACCCGCAAGCAGCTGGAACACGGTCAACGCGTTACCGAGCTGATGAAGCAGAAGCAGTACGCGCCCATGTCGATCGCTGACATGTCGCTGAGCCTGTACGCGGCCGAACGTGGCTTCCTGCAGGACGTCGAAGTCGCCAAAGTCGGCGCCTTCGAGCAGGCCCTGATTGCCTACTTCAACCGGGATCACGCCGCTCTGCTGGCGAAGATCAACGAGAAGGGTGACTTCAACGACGAAATCGACGCTGGCCTCAAAGCCGGTATCGAGAAGTTCAAAGCCACCCAAACCTGGTAA
- a CDS encoding DeoR/GlpR family DNA-binding transcription regulator — protein sequence MSKRNTPQRRHAILALLAEQGEVSVDALAKGFATSEVTIRKDLAALEANGLLLRRYGGAVPVPQEFMVEASQPVSRYKQAIARAAADRIREHARIIVDSGSTTAALIPELGHRPGLVVMTNSLNVATALRDLEQEPVLLMTGGTWDPHSESFQGQVAEQVLRSYDFDQLFIGADGIDLARGTTTFNELLGLSRVMAEVAREVIVMVEADKVGRRIPNLELPWSSVHTLITDERLPQDARQQIEARGITLVCAPVDN from the coding sequence ATGTCGAAGCGCAATACGCCGCAACGTCGCCACGCCATCCTCGCCCTGCTGGCCGAGCAGGGCGAAGTCAGTGTCGACGCGCTCGCCAAGGGTTTCGCCACTTCGGAAGTCACCATCCGCAAGGACCTCGCCGCCCTCGAGGCCAACGGCCTGCTGCTGCGCCGCTACGGCGGCGCCGTGCCGGTGCCCCAGGAGTTCATGGTCGAGGCCAGCCAGCCGGTCTCCCGCTACAAGCAGGCCATCGCCCGGGCCGCCGCTGATCGCATCCGCGAACATGCGCGGATCATCGTCGACAGCGGCAGCACCACCGCCGCGCTGATCCCCGAGCTGGGCCACCGCCCCGGCCTGGTGGTGATGACCAACTCGCTGAACGTCGCCACCGCCCTGCGCGACCTGGAACAGGAACCCGTGCTGCTGATGACCGGCGGCACCTGGGACCCGCACTCCGAGTCCTTCCAGGGCCAGGTGGCCGAGCAGGTCCTGCGCTCCTACGACTTCGACCAGCTGTTCATCGGTGCCGACGGCATCGACCTGGCCCGTGGCACCACCACCTTCAACGAACTGCTGGGCCTGTCGCGGGTCATGGCTGAGGTCGCCCGCGAGGTGATCGTCATGGTCGAGGCCGACAAGGTCGGGCGGCGCATCCCCAACCTGGAGCTGCCCTGGAGCAGCGTCCATACCCTGATCACCGACGAGCGCCTGCCCCAGGACGCTCGCCAACAGATAGAGGCGCGGGGCATCACCCTGGTCTGCGCGCCTGTGGATAACTGA
- a CDS encoding F0F1 ATP synthase subunit delta, whose protein sequence is MAELTTLARPYAKAAFEYAQAHQQLAAWSAMLGLAAAVSQDTTMQQVLKAPRLTSEEKANTFVEVVGEKFDASVSNFIHVLSENSRLVLLPEIAELFELYKAEQEKSIDVEVTSAFALNTEQQDKLAKVLSARLSREVRLHAAEDASLIGGVVIRAGDLVIDGSVRGKLAKLAEALKS, encoded by the coding sequence ATGGCAGAACTGACCACGCTGGCCCGACCTTACGCCAAGGCTGCTTTCGAGTACGCCCAGGCCCATCAGCAGCTGGCCGCCTGGTCGGCCATGCTAGGCCTGGCCGCTGCGGTGTCCCAGGACACCACCATGCAGCAGGTGCTCAAAGCCCCGCGTCTGACGAGCGAAGAAAAAGCCAACACCTTTGTCGAGGTGGTTGGTGAGAAGTTCGATGCATCGGTAAGCAATTTCATCCACGTGCTCTCCGAGAACAGCCGCCTCGTGCTGCTGCCGGAAATCGCCGAACTGTTCGAGCTGTACAAGGCCGAGCAGGAGAAGTCGATCGACGTGGAAGTCACCAGTGCCTTTGCATTGAACACAGAACAGCAAGACAAACTCGCCAAGGTTCTCAGCGCACGGCTCAGCCGGGAAGTGCGCCTGCACGCCGCGGAGGATGCCAGCCTGATAGGCGGCGTCGTCATCCGTGCCGGCGACCTGGTTATCGATGGCTCGGTTCGCGGCAAGCTCGCGAAACTGGCCGAAGCGTTGAAATCCTGA
- a CDS encoding F0F1 ATP synthase subunit B: protein MNINATLIGQSVAFFIFVLFCMKFVWPPVITALRDRQKKIADGLDAANRAARDLELAHEKVAQQLREAKTQAAEIIEQAKKRGTQIVDEARDQARVEGERLKAQAQAEIEQELNSVKDALRAQLGSLAVGGAEKILGATIDQNAHAELVNKLAAEI from the coding sequence GTGAACATTAATGCAACCCTGATCGGCCAGTCCGTCGCGTTCTTCATTTTTGTACTGTTCTGCATGAAGTTCGTGTGGCCTCCGGTCATCACGGCACTGCGCGACCGTCAGAAGAAGATTGCCGACGGCCTGGACGCTGCCAACCGCGCGGCTCGTGACCTGGAGCTGGCCCACGAAAAAGTGGCCCAGCAACTGCGCGAAGCCAAGACTCAGGCAGCTGAAATCATCGAGCAAGCCAAGAAACGCGGTACCCAGATCGTCGACGAAGCTCGCGATCAGGCCCGTGTAGAAGGCGAGCGCCTCAAGGCGCAGGCTCAGGCCGAGATCGAACAGGAACTGAACAGCGTCAAAGACGCGCTGCGCGCCCAACTGGGTAGCCTGGCCGTCGGCGGTGCCGAGAAGATCCTGGGTGCCACTATCGATCAAAACGCGCACGCGGAGCTGGTTAACAAACTGGCCGCCGAAATCTAA